Part of the Halopseudomonas maritima genome, CTGCAGTTCAGCCGACGCCGCCGGCGCAAACTGCGCAGCAGCGGCCAGCGCCTGCCTTGCATCCACCGGGCCTAGAGGCTGCGCCGAGCGGGCATCCAGCACCACCGGCGCCTGGTCCGGGCGTGGCAGCAGATAGACCGGCTGGCCAGCGATGCTGCTCAGCGTCAGCCCATCGGGCCAGCTTGCCCCGGCTTGCAGGGGCGCTGCGCAACAATCGGTCAGCGGCAAGGCAGGCAGGTGCGCCAGGTGTTCACGCGGCGTCAGCTTGGGATAGCCAACGTAGAGCATCACCATGCCGGAGAAGAACCACATGGCCATGAACAGGCACACAGCGATCCCCAGCCAGCGATGCCACAGATACAGATAGCGTTTCATCAGGGTCTCCTGGCCGCCGACCGCAAGGCCGGCGGCGTTTGCGTCAGAAGCGCGTCTGCAAACTTAGCTCGACGCTGCGCGGCGCACCCAGATAGAGCATGCTGCTGCCGGCCTGACGGGCGTATATCTCGTCGGTCAGGTTGCGCCCGCGCAGGGTCAGCTCGGTCTCAGCGCTGAGCTGGTAGCGCACATGCGCCCCAAACAGCGTGTAGGACGGCACCCACCGGGTGTTGGCCGAGTCGGCATAAACCGAGGACACATAACGGGTATCCAGCCCCAGCTCCCAGTCGCTGCGCGGCGCCCAGCTCAGCCAGAGGTTGGCGACCCGTTTGGGTACGTTGCTCGGCCGATTGCCCGCGTAGGACACCGCGCTGCCGCCGACGTTGGCGTTGAACTCGTCGTACTCGGCATCGACCCAGGCCATGTTGCCCTCGGCGCGCACGCTGTCGGTGACCTGCAGCGCCGCTGCCAGCTCGATACCCCGGGCCGACTGCTTGCCGACCGGCAGGGTCTGACCGGGGTTGTTCGGGTCCGCGGTGGCGAGGTCTTCACGCTCCAACCGATACAGCGACACGGTGGCCGAGCCGCGACCGTTCAACAGGTCCAGCTTGCTGCCGATCTCCCATTGCTCGCCGGTGGTCAGGTCAAAGTCCTGCACCTGGCTGAAGCTGGCGGTGGTGAGAATGCCGGAGGGCGGGTCCGCCGCAGTGCTGTACTGCACGTAGACGTTGGCTACCGGCGTGAGCTGGTAGACCAGGCCCAGACGGCCAGTGGTCGGCTCGTAGTTCTGGCTGAAGAACGCCGGGTTGCTCGCTGAGGGCGCCTGGTGGTTGGTCACCTCCAGGTCAATCCAGTCGTGGCGCAGGGCGCTGATCAGCGCCAGCCGGTCGGTCAGCTCGGTGCGGTTTTCCAGATACAGCGCCCAGGTATCCAGCTCGTTGGTGCGCTGCGGATTATGGCCGGGCGTCATGCCGGGAATGTCGTAGAACTGGCCCGGAGCAAAGTTATCCGGGTCTACCACGTCAAACACCGCCGAGATTGAACGCGGGTAACGGGTCTGCACGTTGTGACTGTAATCCAGCCCCAGCGACCAGTCGCTGCGCCGGGACCAGAGCATGCCTTCATGCAGCAGATCGACACGGTTACCGTTGAGTTCCTGATCATGGCGTTGCAGCAAGGCGGCGGAGCGGCTGATCTGGCTGTTGTCGGCGGTATAGGTGTAACGCTCCAGATTGCGATAATCACGCTGGGTGTTGTAGTGGTAGAAGGTGTTGCGCAGCCGAGTGTGGTCGCTCAGCTGATACTCGGTGATCGAGCGTAGCCAGCGCACCCGCTGCTCGTAACGCCCGTCCTCGACGTTGTAGTTCTCGAAGCGGCGGCTATCGTCGATCTTCATCTCGCCACCCAATGGCTGCAGCGCTGGCGTGCCCCAGTAGGGGCTATCCACCTGCTCGTTCTGATATTCCAGCGCCAGCGTGTGCGACAGCCGTTCGTTGAAGTCAGTGCGCAGCGACAGCGCGCCGGTAAAGGCGCTGCGTTCTTCCCGGTCAGCCCAGCCGTTGCTGTCGGTCTGGCTGATATCCAGCCGCAGGGTGTTGCGCACCGGCCCCTCGCTCAGCACCTGATTGATGCCCAGTGCCAGCTCGCTGCTATCAAAGCTGCCATAGCGGATGCGCGCCTCGCGGAAGGACTCGGCAGGGTCCGGCAACTTGGTGATGTAGTTGATCGAACCGCCAACCCCGCCCGCGCCGTTGAGAAAGCTGGAGGCGCCACCAATGGCCTCAACCCGGTCAAAGATCCAGCTGTCGACCGGGCGCGCGGCAATGCTGTCGTACTGCACGGTGATGCCATTGAACATCTGCGTCACCTGCGAGCCGGTAAAGCCACGCCAGGAGACAAAGCCGGCCTGACCGGGCGGCGAGGCAGCAGTGACCCCGGGCACACCGGAAAGCATGTCCTGGGTATCCAGCGCATCACGCTGTTCAATCTGCTCACGGCCGACGACGCTGACCGAGGCAGGGGTGTCGCGCACGCTGAGCCCCAGACGCGAGCCTGACTCGGCGGGGGTATCCAATTGCAAGGCGTTATCCTGGCCTTGCTGACCGGTGATCAGCAGCGCAGGCAGTTCGGTAGTTCGCTCAGTGGTCTGCTCGGCGGCAGCCAGGGTAAAGGGCGCACACAGCAGCGCGCCAACGTACAACGGGTAAGTCGATTTCATGCAGGGCATTCCTGACAGGTACACGGGCTCGCGCGCGCTCAGCTTCTGCTGCGGACAGCGCGACACGAATGCAAAAGGGGGTACAGGTCAGAACGCCGGCGAGGCGCGGGGATTGGCTGAGGGCCAGAGATAACGAGGGTGGGGAAGATAACTGCCCAAAGGTGGGCGCAGACGCTGGGGGCGGCGCAGCAGGCCCAACCAGGCCAGGGCAAACAGCAGCCCCATGCCCAGCACCACGGCGCACACCGGGCACTTGACCGCCAGCATGCCAGCGCCGGAGGCGTCGCCGTCATTCAGGTTGATCATGCCGCTGCCCAAGGAGCAAAACACGATACCCGCGCCGCTCAGATCAAGCCCCAACATCTGTCCGTGCGCCAGACCACAGGTCGGCACATTCAGCAGCAGGCTGGCATAGAGCAGCCAGGCAGTAAGGGATCGGCGGGCGGGGCTCAGCGTCATGGCGGCAGTGTAGCAGCAGCACAGCCGGGCCGGCAGTGCTGCGACGAAAGATCGCAGCGACCTACTGAGACCAGGCAATAAACCAGGGCAGGGAGCGCGACGTCAGAAACGACTGAAGATATCGGCGAAGGGGGCGACCGGAATACCGGCGATGGTTTGCGCCGCCAACTCGGACTGGGCCGATGCCAGCAGGCTGGCAACACAGAGCCCCATGGCGACCACGCCGGGCAGCAGCCAGGCAGAATAGCGAGGATTCATGATGTGCTCCTTGCATGCCATTCAGTGCGGCACGCGTATCTTGTTTTTATTTGGAGAAGCGCTGACTCAGCTGACAGCCATGATCGGCATGGTCAACATCCACTGAGAACAGTCTGTTGCAGAAAACAGCCTTAGTCCAGTGAAAATTCAATTTCGTCTTCGGGTCAGCCTTCTCGCAGCACCCGTAGCCCGTTTGCCACCACCAGCAGGCTCACGCCCAAGTCCGCAAACACCGCCATCCACAGGGTTGCGGCCCCCATCAGGGTCAACCCCAGAAAAACCGCCTTGCAGCCGATTGCCAACCAGATGTTCTGCCGCAGCACCCGCACGGTCTGCCGTGACAGGCGGACAAATGCGGGCAACTTGCGCAAATCATCGTCCATCAGGGCGACATCGGCCGTTTCAATCGCGGTGTCAGTGCCCGCCGCCGCCATGGCAAAACCCATGTCCGCAGCCGCCAGCGCAGGGGTGTCGTTAATACCGTCACCGACCATCGCGACGCAGCGCCCGCGCGCGCGCTCGCCACGTACGGCCTCCAGCTTGTCCGCTGGCAACAGGTTGCCAAACGCCTGGTCAATGCCCACCTGGGTGGCCATGGCCTGCACAGTCGGCGCGTTGTCACCGCTTAGCATCAGCGTATCGATGCCCAGCGCGTGCAACTCTCGCACCGCATCGCGGCTACCGGCCTTGAGCGTATCGGCAACCGCAAACAGGGCGAGCACCTGGTCGTCGGTGCACAACAGCACCACGGATTTGCCCTCACGCTGCAGCAGTTGCACCTGCCAGCCCAAAGCGTCTTCGCGCAGGCCCAGTTGCGTCAGCAGCCGGCTGTTGCCCAGATGGTAGCGCTGCCCCGCAATCAAGCCGCTGACACCCTGCCCCGGCTGGGCTGCAAAGTCCGCCACCTCCAACCGAGGCAGCTCACAGGCGCTGGCCAGAGCGCGTGATACCGGATGCTCGGAGCGCGCCGCCAGGCTGGCGGCCAACTGCTGCACCTGCTCGGCCGAGTCCCCGGCCAGCAGTGCAAAGTCGGTCTGCTTGGGACGGCCCTCGGTCAGGGTCCCGGTCTTGTCCAGCGCGACCAGGTTCAGCTTGCCGCCCAACTCAAGATAAGCACCGCCCTTGATCAGCATACCGCGGCGAGCCCCGGCGGCCAGCGCACTGACGATGGTCACCGGGGTCGAGATAACCAGCGCACAAGGGCAAGCGACCACCAGCAGCACCAGCGCGCGATACACCCAATCCAGCCACTGGCCATCCAGCAACAGCGGCGGCAGCACGGCAACCAGCAGGGCCAGCAGACAGACCGCCGGGGTGTAACGGGCCGCAAAACGGTCAACCAGCCGCTGGGTCGGCGCGCGTTGGGCCTGGGCCTGCTCCACCGCCTCGATGATGCGTGCCAGGGTGGTGCCGCCGGCCAGCGCCGTGCTGCGGTAGACCAGGCTGCCGTACTGGTTGATGGTGCCGGCGTAGACTATCGCCCCCGGCTGCTTGTCGACCGGCAGGCTCTCACCGGTGATGGGCGCCTGGTCGACGCTGGAGCGCCCTTCCAGCACCTCGCCGTCCAGCGCGATGCGCTCGCCGGGGCCTATCCGTATCTGCGCCCCTAGCGGCACCTCGGCAACCGGCTGCAGCGCCCAGCTACCATCGGCCTGCCGCACATTGGCCTGCTCCGGCGCCAGCGCCAGCAAACCGCCAATCGCATCACGGGCGCGCGCCAACGACCGTGCCTCGATCAGCTCAGCCAGGCTGAACAGCACCATCACCATGGCCGCCTCGGGCCACTGCCCAATGAGCACCGCGCCGGTCACCGCGATGCTCATCAGCGCATTGATGTTCAGGCTGCGGTGGCGCACAGCGACCCAGCCCTTGCGGTAGGTGTCCAGCCCGCCCAGCGCAATGGCTGCCAGCGCCAGCAAGGCGCTGATCCAGCCGGGCTGGTCCAGCCAGTGACTGACCTCCGCGCCCAGCGCCAGCACGCCCGCGACGGCCAACGGCCACCAGGGTCGCGTGGGTGCAGCAGGCGCAGGTTCATCACCGAGCAGCTGCGGGGTAAAGCCCAGGCTGTCGATGGCCGCCAGGACAGCGTCCAAGCCTTGCGGCCAATGGCGGACAGTCATAACCCGCTGCAACAGGTTGAAGTGCAGCTCAAGCACCTCCGGCTGCCCTTCCAGCACCTCGCGCAGCAGACGCTCCTCGGTCGGGCAGTCCATCTGCACAATGCGGATACGGCTGAGCACGCTACCCTGTTGCGGCTGCAGCTTGGCGGTTGACGCTGCGCTGGCGCGAGCGCAGCAAGTGGATTCAACGTGACAGGATCGTTCGGCAGACATGGCAACACTCTCTGGGGTCTGTTGCCAAGTAGACTCCCTGTAGCCACTATAGAGTCAAGCAACCGGAGGACACAGATGAAAATCGGTGAGCTGGCCAACCGCACCGACTGTGCGGTGGAAACCATTCGTTACTATGAACGCGAGGGCCTGCTGCCTGAACCGAGACGCAGCGCAGGCAACTACCGACAGTACAGCGAGGTCCACCTGGAACGGCTGGTGTTTATCCGCAACTGTCGCGTGCTGGATATGACGCTACAGGAAATCCGTCAACTGCTGACCCTGCGCGAACAACCCGAAGCCACCTGTGGCGGCGTCAACGGGCTGATCGACGAGCACATCACGCATGTGGGCCAGCGCATTACCGCGCTGACCCAGTTGCAACAGCAGTTGATTGAATTACGCCGCCGCTGCCAGGCCCCGCACCCGGTCGATGCCTGCGGCATCATCCAGCAGCTGGGCACCAGTGGCAGCGTGCAGGCGCCGGAGGAGGACTCACACGTGGGTCATAGCCATTAGTTACGCCTGCTGCACCTGCTTGTCCAGCTCGGCCATCAGCTGCGGATCAAGCTTGAGCTGGCTGGACAGCTCCTGCAGATAGGCTTTCTCCATAAAGCTCTGCTCATCCACCACCAGCAGACTGGCCAGGTACATCTCGGCCGCCATCTCCGGGGTCTGCGCGGCGCGGGCCACCTCGGCCGGATCCAGCGGCTTGCGCAGCTCTGCATCAAACCATTGCAGGGTCTGCGGGTCGTTGGTCAGCTTGGCCACCTCGGCGTCGATCAGCTCACGCTCGCGGTCATCAATGTGGCCATCGGCCTTGGCTGCGCCAATCAGCGCCCGCAAAATGGCGTGACTGTGCGGCTCCTGTTGTGACGCCGGCAGCCGGTCGACCGTTTGCGGCTGGCCCTGCGGCGCATTGGCATTATTCTGCTGCCACTGCTGCCACGCCTTGAAGGCGACCACACCCAGCGCCGCCATGCCGCCGTATTTGGCCGCCTTACCGCCCATCTTGCGGGCCTTCTTGTTGCCCAGCAGCAGGCCCACGGCGCCCGCCGCCAAGGCGCCGCCTCCGGCGCCAGACAGCAGACTGCCAAGCTGGCTGGCACCGCCAGCACCCTGTGAGCCCTGGCGCGTGTTGGTGCTGCTGTTACCAGAGAGCGCGCCACTGGCAGACTTCAACAACTGATCAAGCAACCCTTGGGTATTCATTCAAGACTCCTTATTCAGACAGAATGCAGATCCAGCCACTCCTGCATAGTGCCTGCTTGGACCAGCATTTGCGGCGATCACTCCGTGGCAAGCTGTTGCGATATTTTTCAGTCGCTCGCCAAGGGCGCGCCAGAGCGCTTAACTGAGAGAAGAACGAGGTACCGCGAAACCCTGGGCCGACGCCCCCCGGATCGGAGTGACAACATGCACAACAGCGACACAGGCAAGACCCTGCTGGTACTCGGCGGCAGCGGATTGGTAGGCCTGGAAGTACTGCGCCAGGCGCTGGCCGATCCGCAGATCAGCCGGGTGGTTGCCCCCACACGCCGTCCGCTGCCGGCAGCGGTCAATCACTACGCCCACCTAGATAACCCCCAGATCGACTTTGACAGCCTGCCCGAAGACGCCGACTGGTGGCACTGCGACGCAGTCATCTGTGCGCTGGGCACTACCCGCAAGCGCGCCGGCTCGCGCGAGGCCTTTCGCGCGGTCGACCGGGGTTATGTCAGCAACTGCGCCCGACTGGCCCGCCGTGCCGGTACACGCACCTTTGTGCTCAACTCATCCCTTGGTGCCAGTCCACGTTCGGGCTCGTTTTACTTGCGCGTAAAGGGCGAGGTAGAGCAGGAGCTCGGCGCCATGGGCTTTCCCTCCCTCAGCCTGGTACGCCCGTCCCTGCTGGACGGCGACCGATCCGAAAACCGGCCTGGCGAACTGGTCGGCCTGCTGGTATCACGCGCCTTCAAGCCGGTCATGCCCAAGCGCTTGCAGGCAGTCAAGGCCAGCGACGTGGCCGCCACCCTGCTGCAGGCGGCGATCACGGCACTAACCGGCCGCCACGTGATCGAGTCCAACGCCATCGTTCGTCACCGCTGAAACAGGCCTGTGAACGGCGGTAAAACGCCGTTCTGCCGACCGCATCAATAATGGCCTTTTGATTTCACTGTATACTGTATTCGCTCCCGCCACCGTCTCGGCAGCGGGAACGGCCAGGCGTCCCAAACCGTCTAGAATGCACACAGATCCAGCGGAAAATAGAACAATCATGATCGTCTACAGCAACATGCGCTTTCTGGTAGTGGATGACTTCAGCGACTTCCGCTCATCGGTCAAGGGCATGCTCGGGCAGATGGCCGCCCAGCAGATCGACGTCGCCGCCAACGGCGAGGAAGCACTCAACCTCTGCCGCAAGACCCGGTACGACGTCATCCTGCACGACTACAACCTGGGCGAAGGCAAGAATGGCCAGCAGGTGCTCGAAGAGCTGCACCATGAAAAGCTGATCAGCCCCCACTGCATCTTCGTCATGGTCACGGCCGAGAGTAGCCAGGCGATGGTCATGGCCGCGCTGGAGTTTGAACCCGACGCCTATCTGACCAAGCCCTTCAACCGCGCCAGCCTGCAGCAGCGCCTGGATAAACTGGTCGAACGCAAACGCCTGCTTGCCCCGGTACTGGATGCCTTGGCCCGCGAAGACCAGGCCGCCGTGGTCAATGCCTGCAACGCCTTGCTGCAACGCGACCCGCGCCTGGCGCCGCTGTGTCAGCGCTACAAAGCCAACGCCCTGGCCGTGCTGCAACGCCACGACGAGCTTGAGCAGCTCCTGCAAGGCATTCTGTCCCAGCGCCCGCTGCCCTGGGCGCTGATGAAACTGGCCGACCACCTGTTGCAACGCGGCCAGCTGGACCAGGCCGAGGCGCTCTACGAGCAGAGTATCGAGCAGTTTCCGATGCTGCCGGCGGCCTTTGACGGACTGGCCCGGGTAAAGCTGGCACGCGGCGAGACCCTCAAGGCGCAGGTGTTTCTTGAGCAGGCGGTTAAGATCTCCCCCAACAACCCGCAACGACAGGCCGAGCTGGGCCGCGTCGCGCGCACCAACGAAGACCCGGAGCGCGCCGTGCGCGCCTACCGTCAGGCGGTAACCCTGGGCCGTCACTCGGCCTTTCGCAACCCTGAACACCACCTCAGTCTGGCCGACAGCCTCAAGGTGCAGGCCGGCGATACCGCGCCCAACCCGCGTGTTCAGCTGGAAATTCGCCAAACCCTGGAAGACCTGACCCGTAGCTGGAAGGACGATCAGGGACTGGGTGCCCGCGCCGACCTGCTGCAGGCTGATGTGCTGCGCCGCAGCGGCAAGCAGGCCGACGCCGAACAGCTGCTGCGCAATGCCGGCGACAAGCTGGCCAACCTGGAGACCTTTTTCAGCGCCGATACCGCCCTCGCCGTTGCCGAGCAACTGCGCGAACTGGGTCGCGGTGAGCAGGCCGATCAACTGCTGGGCACCTGTGCCGAGATGTACGGCGACGACCCGGCGGTGATGGCCGGCATTGCTGCCCAAACCAGCAACCCCAGCATTCTGCACGGCGGCGAGGAAGCCGCAGCGCGCAACCGAGAGGGCATGCGCAACTATCAGCAGCAACAGTATCCTGCAGCGCTTGAGGCGTTTCGCGACGCGCTGGCACGCCAGCCACGCAACATCAGTTATGCCCTCAACACCGCCCAGTCGCTGCTGCGTCTGCTGCTGTCCGCCCCGGACGACGCGCTGCTGACCGAATGCCGAGCCTGTCTGGCGCAAGTGCGCAGCCTGCCCACCAGCGACCCGCGGCACGCTCGCTACCGCAAGCTGTTGGAGAAGGTCGATTCGCTGTGAGCAACGACGACGAGCAACTCGACTTCTCGACGGTCATCGCCTCCACCGTGCATGACATGAAGAACTCCCTCGGCCTGCTGATGCAGTCCTACGGGCAGTTGCTCGCCCAGCTGCCACCAGCGGCGGCCGATGCGGACCAGCGCGGCGTGATTGAATACGAGTCCATGCGCCTGAACGGCATGCTGGTGCAAATGCTTGGGCTGTACAAACTGGAGGTCAATCAGCTGCCGCTGCGCCCCAGCTATCTGGAGCTGGACGACTTTCTGCAGGCCCAGCTGGCGCGCCACGACGATATCCTGCGCGCTCGCCGGATTCAGGGCAGCTTCGAGGTGGCCGAAGACGGATTGATGGGTTTTTTCGACAGCGAGCTGGTCGGCTCAGTGGTCGGCAATGTGATCAACAACGCCATCCGCTACACCCACTCGGCCATCCACCTGAGCGCACGCATGGACGGCGAGCAACTGCTGATCAGCATCAGCGACGACGGCGCTGGTTATCCGCAAGCCATGCTCGACAACCAGTCCGACTACGCCTTGGGCATTAACATGAGCACCGGCA contains:
- a CDS encoding TonB-dependent receptor, with the protein product MKSTYPLYVGALLCAPFTLAAAEQTTERTTELPALLITGQQGQDNALQLDTPAESGSRLGLSVRDTPASVSVVGREQIEQRDALDTQDMLSGVPGVTAASPPGQAGFVSWRGFTGSQVTQMFNGITVQYDSIAARPVDSWIFDRVEAIGGASSFLNGAGGVGGSINYITKLPDPAESFREARIRYGSFDSSELALGINQVLSEGPVRNTLRLDISQTDSNGWADREERSAFTGALSLRTDFNERLSHTLALEYQNEQVDSPYWGTPALQPLGGEMKIDDSRRFENYNVEDGRYEQRVRWLRSITEYQLSDHTRLRNTFYHYNTQRDYRNLERYTYTADNSQISRSAALLQRHDQELNGNRVDLLHEGMLWSRRSDWSLGLDYSHNVQTRYPRSISAVFDVVDPDNFAPGQFYDIPGMTPGHNPQRTNELDTWALYLENRTELTDRLALISALRHDWIDLEVTNHQAPSASNPAFFSQNYEPTTGRLGLVYQLTPVANVYVQYSTAADPPSGILTTASFSQVQDFDLTTGEQWEIGSKLDLLNGRGSATVSLYRLEREDLATADPNNPGQTLPVGKQSARGIELAAALQVTDSVRAEGNMAWVDAEYDEFNANVGGSAVSYAGNRPSNVPKRVANLWLSWAPRSDWELGLDTRYVSSVYADSANTRWVPSYTLFGAHVRYQLSAETELTLRGRNLTDEIYARQAGSSMLYLGAPRSVELSLQTRF
- a CDS encoding DUF2946 family protein → MTLSPARRSLTAWLLYASLLLNVPTCGLAHGQMLGLDLSGAGIVFCSLGSGMINLNDGDASGAGMLAVKCPVCAVVLGMGLLFALAWLGLLRRPQRLRPPLGSYLPHPRYLWPSANPRASPAF
- a CDS encoding heavy metal translocating P-type ATPase, translating into MSAERSCHVESTCCARASAASTAKLQPQQGSVLSRIRIVQMDCPTEERLLREVLEGQPEVLELHFNLLQRVMTVRHWPQGLDAVLAAIDSLGFTPQLLGDEPAPAAPTRPWWPLAVAGVLALGAEVSHWLDQPGWISALLALAAIALGGLDTYRKGWVAVRHRSLNINALMSIAVTGAVLIGQWPEAAMVMVLFSLAELIEARSLARARDAIGGLLALAPEQANVRQADGSWALQPVAEVPLGAQIRIGPGERIALDGEVLEGRSSVDQAPITGESLPVDKQPGAIVYAGTINQYGSLVYRSTALAGGTTLARIIEAVEQAQAQRAPTQRLVDRFAARYTPAVCLLALLVAVLPPLLLDGQWLDWVYRALVLLVVACPCALVISTPVTIVSALAAGARRGMLIKGGAYLELGGKLNLVALDKTGTLTEGRPKQTDFALLAGDSAEQVQQLAASLAARSEHPVSRALASACELPRLEVADFAAQPGQGVSGLIAGQRYHLGNSRLLTQLGLREDALGWQVQLLQREGKSVVLLCTDDQVLALFAVADTLKAGSRDAVRELHALGIDTLMLSGDNAPTVQAMATQVGIDQAFGNLLPADKLEAVRGERARGRCVAMVGDGINDTPALAAADMGFAMAAAGTDTAIETADVALMDDDLRKLPAFVRLSRQTVRVLRQNIWLAIGCKAVFLGLTLMGAATLWMAVFADLGVSLLVVANGLRVLREG
- the cadR gene encoding Cd(II)/Pb(II)-responsive transcriptional regulator — translated: MKIGELANRTDCAVETIRYYEREGLLPEPRRSAGNYRQYSEVHLERLVFIRNCRVLDMTLQEIRQLLTLREQPEATCGGVNGLIDEHITHVGQRITALTQLQQQLIELRRRCQAPHPVDACGIIQQLGTSGSVQAPEEDSHVGHSH
- a CDS encoding tellurite resistance TerB family protein — translated: MNTQGLLDQLLKSASGALSGNSSTNTRQGSQGAGGASQLGSLLSGAGGGALAAGAVGLLLGNKKARKMGGKAAKYGGMAALGVVAFKAWQQWQQNNANAPQGQPQTVDRLPASQQEPHSHAILRALIGAAKADGHIDDRERELIDAEVAKLTNDPQTLQWFDAELRKPLDPAEVARAAQTPEMAAEMYLASLLVVDEQSFMEKAYLQELSSQLKLDPQLMAELDKQVQQA
- a CDS encoding NAD(P)H-binding protein, whose product is MHNSDTGKTLLVLGGSGLVGLEVLRQALADPQISRVVAPTRRPLPAAVNHYAHLDNPQIDFDSLPEDADWWHCDAVICALGTTRKRAGSREAFRAVDRGYVSNCARLARRAGTRTFVLNSSLGASPRSGSFYLRVKGEVEQELGAMGFPSLSLVRPSLLDGDRSENRPGELVGLLVSRAFKPVMPKRLQAVKASDVAATLLQAAITALTGRHVIESNAIVRHR
- a CDS encoding response regulator → MIVYSNMRFLVVDDFSDFRSSVKGMLGQMAAQQIDVAANGEEALNLCRKTRYDVILHDYNLGEGKNGQQVLEELHHEKLISPHCIFVMVTAESSQAMVMAALEFEPDAYLTKPFNRASLQQRLDKLVERKRLLAPVLDALAREDQAAVVNACNALLQRDPRLAPLCQRYKANALAVLQRHDELEQLLQGILSQRPLPWALMKLADHLLQRGQLDQAEALYEQSIEQFPMLPAAFDGLARVKLARGETLKAQVFLEQAVKISPNNPQRQAELGRVARTNEDPERAVRAYRQAVTLGRHSAFRNPEHHLSLADSLKVQAGDTAPNPRVQLEIRQTLEDLTRSWKDDQGLGARADLLQADVLRRSGKQADAEQLLRNAGDKLANLETFFSADTALAVAEQLRELGRGEQADQLLGTCAEMYGDDPAVMAGIAAQTSNPSILHGGEEAAARNREGMRNYQQQQYPAALEAFRDALARQPRNISYALNTAQSLLRLLLSAPDDALLTECRACLAQVRSLPTSDPRHARYRKLLEKVDSL
- a CDS encoding sensor histidine kinase; the protein is MSNDDEQLDFSTVIASTVHDMKNSLGLLMQSYGQLLAQLPPAAADADQRGVIEYESMRLNGMLVQMLGLYKLEVNQLPLRPSYLELDDFLQAQLARHDDILRARRIQGSFEVAEDGLMGFFDSELVGSVVGNVINNAIRYTHSAIHLSARMDGEQLLISISDDGAGYPQAMLDNQSDYALGINMSTGSTGLGLYFGERIARLHRRNGVAGHIELSNQGALGGGEFRIWLP